In one Sandaracinaceae bacterium genomic region, the following are encoded:
- a CDS encoding RNA methyltransferase: protein MHALARVRVVLLRPEHPGNIGSVARAMANMGLSDLCLVAPREFPSAMATAMAAGADHVLGRAEVVASLDEALAPCSWVVGATARARVHQVEQRAPEEAMAELLHPRHARVAVLFGPEGSGLDNEALERCQRVTRIPVDPAFSSLNLAAAVTVLCYELRRQAVALSEAPRELPVSPAQRPATADEMRHLIEHVREAVDRTSEDPERAAAVMKKLTRLLNRAAPEHGEVQLMRGLLSATLGRPSRA, encoded by the coding sequence ATGCATGCCCTCGCGCGGGTGCGCGTGGTGCTGCTGCGGCCCGAGCATCCCGGGAACATCGGCTCCGTGGCGCGCGCCATGGCGAACATGGGGCTGTCGGACCTCTGCCTCGTGGCGCCGCGCGAGTTTCCGAGCGCCATGGCCACGGCGATGGCCGCGGGTGCGGACCACGTCCTCGGGCGAGCCGAGGTGGTGGCCAGCCTCGACGAGGCCTTGGCGCCGTGCTCGTGGGTGGTGGGCGCCACGGCGCGCGCGCGTGTGCACCAAGTGGAGCAGCGCGCTCCCGAGGAAGCGATGGCGGAGCTGCTTCACCCGCGGCATGCGCGAGTGGCCGTGCTGTTCGGCCCCGAAGGCAGCGGGCTCGACAACGAAGCCCTCGAGCGCTGTCAGCGCGTGACGCGCATCCCGGTGGATCCCGCCTTCTCGTCGCTCAACCTCGCCGCAGCGGTGACGGTGCTCTGCTACGAGCTGCGGCGACAGGCCGTGGCGCTGAGTGAAGCTCCGCGCGAGCTGCCGGTGTCCCCCGCACAGCGCCCCGCCACGGCGGATGAGATGCGTCACCTCATCGAGCATGTGCGTGAGGCGGTGGACCGCACGAGTGAGGACCCCGAGCGCGCCGCGGCGGTGATGAAGAAGCTCACCCGCCTGCTGAACCGCGCGGCCCCCGAGCATGGTGAAGTGCAGCTCATGCGCGGGCTCCTGAGCGCGACGCTGGGCAGGCCTTCTCGCGCCTAG
- a CDS encoding NUDIX hydrolase: protein MARDPLELHAFALVLVRRDQRVLVVRETRHGGGWYLPAGRVEPGESLMDAAVRETLEEAGVPITLEGVVRVEYAPVGRGVRVRAIFTARPSDDTPPKSVPDEHTEEARFVTLEELATLPLRGGEVESIARFVLGGGTVHSLGVLGHGSEGWRDPPRPGR, encoded by the coding sequence ATGGCCCGTGACCCGCTCGAACTCCACGCCTTTGCGCTCGTCCTGGTGCGGCGGGACCAGCGCGTTCTCGTGGTGCGCGAGACCAGGCACGGCGGTGGCTGGTACCTGCCGGCGGGGCGCGTGGAGCCCGGCGAGAGCCTCATGGACGCCGCGGTGCGCGAGACCCTGGAAGAAGCGGGCGTGCCCATCACGCTCGAGGGCGTGGTGCGCGTGGAGTACGCGCCGGTTGGTCGCGGTGTGCGCGTGCGCGCCATCTTCACGGCGCGGCCCAGCGACGACACGCCACCCAAGAGCGTGCCCGACGAGCACACGGAGGAGGCGCGCTTCGTGACGCTCGAGGAGCTGGCCACGCTCCCGCTGCGCGGCGGCGAGGTGGAGAGCATCGCGCGCTTCGTGTTGGGTGGCGGCACCGTGCATTCGCTCGGCGTGCTGGGCCACGGGAGTGAAGGCTGGCGAGACCCGCCGCGGCCGGGGCGCTGA
- a CDS encoding helix-turn-helix transcriptional regulator, producing the protein MRALRTQRLWTQAELAKRLGLSQARLSEIERGLGSFSAEHLLELLRLFNVDVSHFESSPPDPTSQLQNALARLGARHLVESENVLPSSRIAHVNEVVLEVLADARNPRLVTALAPVLVARIDEVQLDLLASRLELLGLAHRLGWLVDNTVAALEELEAGQPTPRATLMQVRRASLVLGTWLARTKTAKPSAARDDILDSSIRTKTTSFAVFTARSSISQRWGIISSLAVDDFLKALREAA; encoded by the coding sequence GTGCGTGCGCTCCGCACCCAGCGACTGTGGACCCAGGCGGAGCTCGCCAAGCGCTTGGGCCTGTCGCAGGCGCGGCTCAGCGAGATCGAGCGCGGGCTCGGCTCTTTCTCGGCAGAGCACCTGCTCGAGCTACTTCGGCTCTTCAATGTGGATGTGTCGCACTTCGAGTCGTCGCCACCCGATCCGACTTCCCAGCTCCAGAACGCGCTCGCTCGTTTGGGTGCACGCCACCTTGTCGAGAGCGAGAACGTACTCCCGAGCAGCCGCATCGCCCACGTGAACGAGGTGGTGCTGGAGGTGCTTGCTGACGCGAGGAATCCCCGCCTCGTCACGGCGCTCGCGCCGGTGCTGGTCGCGCGCATCGACGAGGTTCAGCTCGACCTCCTAGCGTCACGTCTTGAGTTGCTCGGGCTCGCCCATCGTCTTGGCTGGCTGGTGGACAACACAGTGGCGGCGCTCGAGGAACTCGAAGCAGGCCAGCCGACCCCGCGCGCAACGCTCATGCAAGTGCGCCGTGCAAGCCTCGTGCTGGGGACGTGGCTTGCGAGAACAAAGACGGCGAAGCCCAGCGCCGCGCGAGACGACATCCTCGACTCCTCGATTCGAACCAAAACTACGTCATTCGCGGTGTTTACCGCTCGCTCGAGTATCTCGCAGCGCTGGGGGATCATCAGCTCGCTCGCGGTGGATGACTTCCTCAAAGCGCTCCGAGAAGCCGCGTGA
- a CDS encoding TetR/AcrR family transcriptional regulator, protein MQTTKERILSAAARQFALYGYEGAPLRAIADEAGIRAASIFHHFPGGKQELYDTITAELMELAQSRLLSVAGLGLGPAQTLTVFAAVFWDALAEKPDLASLLLREAFETVSDRNAVKRDLARAFVQQMISVLRASRDAGALPDIEPEALVMAIAAYGVVAHGAPVIRQMLYGEVATSAAMREDFLTVVRRLVGAPAV, encoded by the coding sequence ATGCAGACCACCAAAGAACGAATCCTGAGCGCCGCGGCCCGGCAATTTGCCCTCTACGGCTACGAAGGCGCCCCCCTGCGCGCCATCGCCGACGAGGCGGGCATCCGCGCCGCGTCCATCTTCCATCATTTCCCCGGCGGCAAGCAGGAGCTCTACGACACCATCACGGCCGAGCTCATGGAGCTGGCGCAGTCGCGCCTGCTGTCGGTCGCGGGGCTGGGCCTCGGGCCCGCGCAGACGCTCACGGTGTTCGCCGCCGTCTTCTGGGATGCCCTCGCCGAGAAGCCGGACCTCGCGTCGCTGCTGCTGCGCGAGGCGTTCGAGACCGTGAGCGACCGCAACGCCGTGAAGCGCGACCTGGCGCGCGCCTTCGTGCAGCAGATGATCAGCGTGCTGCGCGCGTCGCGCGATGCGGGGGCGCTGCCGGACATCGAGCCCGAGGCGCTGGTGATGGCGATCGCCGCGTACGGCGTGGTGGCGCATGGCGCGCCGGTGATCCGCCAGATGCTGTACGGCGAGGTCGCAACCAGTGCCGCGATGCGCGAGGACTTCTTGACGGTGGTGCGGCGGTTGGTGGGCGCACCAGCGGTCTAA